The genomic DNA tgaccagacAATGCTAATGTCATGGAAATGTCCCTGATGGTCCACCATAGCCATGGAAATCTTCCCCTTTCTGTTCATATACTCAGTGTCAACGTGGGAGGAGGACAGCATCAGGATATGCATCTCATgaatcaccccaccacagttcgGGAATCCCACAGCATCGAATCCCTCTGTGATTTCCTGCACATTGCCCGGAGTCACAATCCTGTGGAGCAGGATGCACTTACTGGCCTTACATCCACTTGGATGACAACAGCTCCCGCCAGCAATTTTCCAATCTTAAACTGATTGTCCACTGGCTGACAGCAGTCCAGGGTTGCAAGCTTTCAGTGCGCAATACCCATCCATTTCTCCGCTGTCAAAGCAGCTCTCAATCTGGTGTCTGTGCcggagggctggggtgagctcgaTAGACAATACCAGGAACGTGGCTTCCTCATccagaagttctgcagccactgctcgtcatcccaggtTTGCATCATGATcccatcccaccactcagtgctcaGTTCATGAGCCCAGAAGAGCCACATAAGGAAGAACACATTATGGGACAGAACAGTGGAAGTGGTCAttttaaaaaaggcaagaaaACAGCAGATTTTGAGATATACGGTCTCACAATCCTTGAGACAAGCACTGGTTtcccttcccacaatgcactgtaAAATGTTCCACAAGGTAGTGCACCAGACGGTGACGCGGAGCACACTGGGAAGCTTTTGTATCTTTTggtgacacaacctctcactggGAGGACGTGCCGGCAGAGGCAGCCAGGTGTGCATGTTCTCTCAGGAAATAGCTATGGTGGCAGAAGTATGCCGGGACAAAGGCAGCTGGTAAATCCTCCTAATTTAGACATGGCCTAGGTAAGAACAGCGAAGGGGCTCACAGGGATAAATTCTCTTTTCTCCCATTCCCCCCTTCACTGTAACGTGTCCCTGATTTTCATCCTAAAAGGGGgactggagggagagaggagagggcgTCTGCCTCGCTTTGCTTACCACATCCCCATCAAAATGCTTCCCTGTGTCACCCCCAAACACAGCATCCCACTTTTTCCTCTTTCAAAATACAGGGGGGAAGCGATTGCTACCTGTAGCCCCACCATTTACTTTGGGCGCCGGCCGCCATTGGACACGGCAATTCCTGGGTTCTTAGCTCTGTAAGAATCAGAGATTTGTTACTAAAGGGCCAATTGGCAACATCTCAGCAGTGTCGGGGAGAGATAGGGCTTCCAGACACTAGACACTCTGGGTTTGCAGACACCAGGAAGAGGTTCCATGTAACATGTAAATGCAGATTCCTGCCAACAAAAGTGGGTGGAATCCAGAGGCAAGAGGAACTGCAGAATTGGATGTGAAGGCCCCACCTCTCAGGAGCCAGGACTGTATATAAGGTGCTACCTATGCCCTGGACTTTAAACGGACAGAAGCTCCTTCACTGCACAGGAAGAATGACAGCTCCAGAAGCTCTCGTTTCTGTCACCAACCTGGTGAGTACTGATCCTCTCTCCACTCAGGGCTCCTGCAGGtgctgctgccccaggccagcCAGAGACAGGGACAGGAATAAAGTAAAGGGATGCAGAGCAGCACTGGTGTGTCTGCGAAGCGATCATGCAAAGAAACTTTTACTACAAGCTTCATTAAGAACAGGTGCATCAGCACTGTTTGTACTGAAAAATTTCACAGTTGCAGACTGTGCCAGGGATGTTGTGTGTGTGGTGTCACCGAGTTCTGTGATTTGTTCAGCAGagaatgttttgttttcacaCACTGCCCTTAGAGGAATGTGATAATCACATTTGTAAATCTAAAAAATGATTCAGCCTCTGATAGGGAAAGTTAAAACCCAAATTCATGTTAATCCTTTGTCTACTGCTTTTGCCTGTGGCATCTGCTCTGCATCTCTCATGTTACTGGAAGTTTGCCTTCACAACAATCGGGAGGCctgattgcagcatgtgtaggTGCACCCAAACTACCTTTGATCGACCTGCTGTACTAAAACTCGCCATGTAGCCTTGGTGGCGGGGGCCAGCCACCTGAGTACAAGCCCACCCACAGCCTAGGTACATACTTGGAAACTAGCCCATGTCACTGCCCATGCCACCGTGGCTACACTTCTGTTTGTTGTGAGCTATCTTGATCACAGCTAGCTCGGGTACATCTAAACACACTGCCCCGATTcatagattctgaggccagaagggactattgtgatcatttagtctgacctcgtgtataacacaggccagaaaacttcccaacataattcccagagcagatcttttagaaaaacttcccagcttgatttaaaaattgtcagtgatggagaatccaccatgactcacAATCCACCATGACTGCAGTCTACACTAACCCTTTATGAGATGAGGATGTGGGAAGGTTTCAGACTCCCCAGTTTCATGCTGCTGGCACGGGAGTCTTCAGCATCTGCCACATCCAGCCCGGTGGGGTCAGGTGGGTGTGGGGTTCTCAGAGATCCTGTCAAATCTGCTTTAGTTTGATCCACGTGGGGTGTGAGGGGTGTGACTTCTCAGTGCTGCAAACCTCTCCTgctcagatgtgtgtgtgtgtctctctctctcccccaggcgACTCCTTGCAACATCGCTGTTGCTGGGGGCTTTCTGCTTGGGATGTTGGTGAATATCCGTGGCTCAGTGCCAAAGGACAGCCAGAGGTACCCCACACAAGGATTTCTTCACCTATTTACAAGGTTTTCACCCAGGAGGgtttaggaaaaggcaggtctgaaaaaataaaaaaaccaccTCAACCTCAGTGAAatgccctctttcccctccccctttatcTGCTGTGTAGATACAGTGTAAGCCCCCCTCTCCCAAAAGCACGGCTCCCCTTTACACTGCCCCACTTGGGGGAGACATCCTGGCCCATCAGCCCTGGAGAGGAGCGTGACAGatgtggcaatttcctgcaatagccTTAAAAAAAACGTATTGCGTGAAGTTTATCTATTATTTTGGGCTGGAACTGTCTGTAACTTCTCTAGGGGGAGATGTGACAGATTTTGCAGCTCCACGCAGTATCTTTGCGGTTGCTTGTTTTAAgtgaatggcttatgtataattatgtacagctcctccaggaactaaaaacgAGGTGGTGATTAAGGCAAATTAGCCATGCTGCAAACCCCGCTCCCCTCCAAAAGGTACGACTTCCTGGGGAGACTCACATATACTAGTTAAACTGGATTCTCCGGAGAGCAATAGACAAAGAAAGGCCTTTGGGACAAAGAGCCTGAGTTTAAACTAACTGGGGCCTTCCTTCTGagccagcaaatggacaggactttctgtctgaggggttgggggGACCCTTGTGTAAGGGTTGGAAGGGCTTGACATTCTAGGCCCTACAAGGCTgatgggtgatctctggtaagctgtCAGCGTGCATGCAGGaatgtttattgtttttaatgtgttttctctgtaaaCCTTTTCCCTGAAGAATAAACGTGCTTGCTTAGAAGAAGCTGCATGGTAACTGATAGCTGCAGGCAATACACTGAGCATAGGCTCTGGGGAGACAGCAAAGCAGAGATGCtggcctgcttaggcagtctggcttgcaggGAATATCACAGAGTAAatccagggagctgtgcagcctaaAAACCACAGTCAGGAGGGAGACACATGTGGGTCTCTGCACAAGAGGTGacagctgggagccagaaacCTTTGATTGGGTACCCTCGAGGGACTGTGGATGGAGAATGCAGGTGCTcctaccctgaaactgtgacatggAGAAACTGTGGCACAGACAGGCTAAGAGACAGGCCCAAGAACACAGTAAGTCTGCCGCaaagcagggaattaaacccagatctgCCAACTCCTTGGCCCCTAGATATTGCCATAATTAACATGATTAATAGTAATTATAACCCgcaccagcggcggctccaggcaccagcacgccaagcccgtgcctggggcagcaagccacgggggcgctctgccggtcgccgccatggcggcaggcaggttgccttcggcggcatgcctgcggagggtccacgggtcccatggcttcggcagacctcccgcagacatgccgccgaatccgcgggactggggaccttccgcaggcaagccactgaaggcagtctgcctgccgtgcttggggcggcaaaatacctagagccgcccctgatccgcACCCACTTTAAAATCAGCATTTCTGCCActtcagcacctcctgctggcctcACTGGGGATGCACCATTGCAGACTGAAAACAAGCCACCCAGACCAGGCCGCGAAACCCTAGCTTGGCTGGCTGGCAGTAGATGTTCAAAGGACGACGTTGTTTCCCCGACACCAGAACCTGGTGGGAACTGCTTCTTGGTCTCTGGCTCAGTGTGGCCCCATTGGAACACGAGACAGTGGCTCAGCGGCCACCAGTACGGGGAAAACACAGAAATCCAGCGTGACATTAGACACACCATGGTCTCATCCATTCCCCAGTTTATACTAAGGATGGAGGTGAGGGGGATGGAGCTGCTGTTCCCAAAATCCTCACAGGCCACTTGGTCATTACTTTCCTATTCCTCCTGTCCAGGTTTGATGTGAACTTTCTCTGTGGCGGGGACAGAAAGAATGAAATCGCCTTTCACTTTAAAGCTCTCTTCAGCGAGAACAAGGACGGCATCGTTTTCAACAGCAAGCTGAACAAAGAGTGGGGCCAAGAGGAAGAGAGATGTTCTAGCCCTTTCCGCAAAGGGAAGAGCTTCCTGCTGCAGTTTGTCATTACTAAAAACGGCTACCAGGTAAGGGATGTAAGCAGGGCAGAGCCTCCACGTCAGAGACTGGAGTGGAGACAATTCCCCATTtggactgggggagggaactTGGGAGGGAGGATGGCGGGGAGATGGGACAGGAGACCGGGAGCTAGACAGCAGGAGGCCTGGCTATGGAGATGTGGGGAAGCCCTGAGACAAGGGGAAAGAGGAAGACCTGGGGAAAGGTCAGCAGGCATGATAGAGCCCGGTGCGGGGCTGGAAGCACTTGGGGAGCTTGGAGACGAGGGTGAGGGGTTGAATACAGAGGGGTCTTTTTCTTTAACAATGTGTCTCAGAGTTTACTGAGCTGgaccaggaggaagaggagaaagtgAGGCCGGGTGGGGAGGGAACGGTGAGCTGGTAGAGTGccgtgctgggagctgcagctgtgcccGTGTCTAACCTAGGTTTTGGAGGACAAGGAGGATTGTTGAACTGCCTTAATCAGGGGAAGTGCCAGTTTTAAAATAGCAACGACCTGTCTCCTTTGAGAATGTTTTGGGTGGGTGCGTCCAGCACGAACACAGGTACCCCTTCTTCCCGGGCAATCGATTTCCTGGTTGGAGAGAGCAGGAATTCTCTTGGCTCCCAGGCACCTTCCATTCGTGCCCCCAGACCCGAGTCCCTGCTGGTTCTGTAGTCAGGGTGGTATGAACACCCGGTCCTCGCTTCTGTTCcatctcctgccagcctgggtgagcaacAGCTAGAGTGGGTGAATACGGTGGGAACAAACCCCTGGCTCTACTGGTGAATGATTTACTGATTCCACTCTGCAACCAGCCACGGACCTAGCTAAGATGGCAAGGAACCTTCGACCAACCCCCAAAGAACCGTTGTGCTATGGCCTGGCCGAGATTCATTATTTCTAACGCTCCCCTTTACTCACCAGGTGATTGTGGACAACAAGCCCTTCTATGAGTACTCGCATCGTATCCCAATTGAGCAAGTGAAAATCCTCCAGGTGACCTGGCCTGTGGAGTTGCAGCAAATTGAGATCTTCAAAGACAGCAACATCAGCAGCTCTACATCCTCTGAAACCAAATAGAGTGATTCTGGCAGTGACGTAGGTGGCACCCACAATAAGCAGGCAGTCGCAGGCAACTTCTCTATGTGAGGTGACCACTGAGCAGATGGAGTCAGGTTGCTGGGGGTTGAGGATGTGCCAACAAAGAGGCCATTCTGCTCTCCCCACCTCCAAATGGGGCACTTTTTGAATctgataaaataaaaacaacgGTGTGTGttgattttaaatcagtttgTAGAATCAGGGAAGCGTTACTCCAAATACAATAAATTCTGCTGTGGCAAATCCAGTCACGCCTGTTGTTATTGTGAGTAATGGTAATTTATTCATGGCTTCTAAAACAAGTCCAGGAGAAATAGGCTGGGAGGAGCGTGGCCCTGGGAATATGTCTCAGGGACTGGGGacacctggattcaattcccagctctgggagagagtctGATCTAATGTCTGGATCAGGAGGCCTCAGATTCTCCTAGGTTCTAGTCCCATCTCTGGGGAGTGACTGAGAGGGTTGCACAGGTATCAATAAGCCCTTCATTTGCCCTGCAGAAACTTTACGTCTTATCAGAGACAcggaaaagaatgaaaaacagttaaagcctttgacatgtaaagtattaagtaaggctttcattttagcaACGCCCCTTGGTCCCTTTCCTGTTAGGCAGAGTTCTCAGGAGCAAACACACTTCTTAGATGGTACTAACAATCCAGTttgttgagatgggctggagccatTGTCATTACTGTTGTTATTAAAGTCCAATCCTGTTTCCTACTAGGTAAATacacaagaatcatagaatcatagaatctcagggttggaagggacctcaggaggtatctagtccaaccccctgctcaaagcaggaccaaacccaactaagagagggaaaagaaaagtcgtaaaatgcagcttctgtccctgGTGTTGTCTCTTACTTGCAAGCTCACTGCTGAAAAACACAGGCATGGCACACGCTCTGAACAGCCACTCTGAGCTGgtaccagcatcaggctgtttaggGCATTTCTTCTAGCTGCctctctggtcacaggcttacagcaatGTTCCAAAATACGCAGTATTGGCCAGCTAAGCCACgttcttattagacagaaggcaaaagAAGAGGGGTAgaagcggtggggggggggcggggggcgtgagcagggccggctctaacttttttgccaccccaaacaaaaaaacctgcccCCCTGTAACACCCCCCCTCAGAGCCACCCTGccgaaccaaaaacaaaacaaaaaagcccgAGCGCCGCCCTGCCGAACCAAAGCAACCCCCCTGAGCGCCGCcctgccaaaccaaaaacaaacaccccccccgagcgccacccCACTGAACCAAAAGAACCCCCTGAGCGTCGCCCCACCGAACCAAAAACAACCCCCGCGAGCGCCACCGAATCAAAAACAACCCCCCGCCCTGAGCGATGCTGAATCAAAAACAACCCCCCGAGCGTCGCCCCGCCgaaccaaaaacaacccccccaagcgCCACCGGATCAAAAACAACCCCCCGCCTGAGCGATGCTGAatcaaaaacaacccccccaccacCGCCCCGCTgaaccaaaaacaacccccccgagcgccgccccgccaaaccaaaaaaaaccaacccccccaagCCCGCCCTGCagaaccaaaaacaacaaaaaaaccctgagcGCCGACCcgccaaaccaaaccaaaaaaaaaaaatacccccgaGCTCCGTCCCAAGATTGGCCGCCCCTtaaaggtgccgccccaagcatgtgcttggtcggctggtgcctggagccggccctgagcacgaggagggagggaaaggagggtaGAGAGGCTCTGCCTGGCCTCACAAGGGTAGCGAGGGGTGGATCTGCTTACCGTCAATCTCATCTTTCCCTGTAAGCTATGAACCTTCCATAGAACTCTGTGTGCATGATAATAATTCACCCGTCCACACCCCACAAATGAACCAGAGGATTTTCTCTGAacagtccaggagagggctggacactacaGACCCTGCGGTTGGGGGGAAATTCAGGAGTTGGGGGTGTTTTGGGGTCACCTTGCTGGTTATAGC from Mauremys mutica isolate MM-2020 ecotype Southern chromosome 15, ASM2049712v1, whole genome shotgun sequence includes the following:
- the LOC123349775 gene encoding galectin-6-like, producing MPWTLNGQKLLHCTGRMTAPEALVSVTNLATPCNIAVAGGFLLGMLVNIRGSVPKDSQRFDVNFLCGGDRKNEIAFHFKALFSENKDGIVFNSKLNKEWGQEEERCSSPFRKGKSFLLQFVITKNGYQVIVDNKPFYEYSHRIPIEQVKILQVTWPVELQQIEIFKDSNISSSTSSETK